A portion of the Micromonospora vinacea genome contains these proteins:
- a CDS encoding ABC transporter permease: MSADASPAAPVRSVSARHFVRLKLRVMGNNFRGQGWRIAMFVGGALLGLWFAAAGFFLFAAPGLSGDGRYAVLIAAAGGGLLVLGWLFLPLVFFGVDETLDPARFALLPLPRRTLVTGLFVAALISVPVLAVLIASFGLVLTAWSLGGWAAGLVAVVGVLTGILLCVAASRAVTSAFATMLRSRRVRDLAAVLLAVTAALLGPLQVFGLAALREADWTRLTGAATVIGWTPLGAPWTVGIDVAQGRVWAAPVKLLITVVALGALLAWWSRSIESAMVGAASAGKAPVRRGVTGGAVAQLFPRVASWAGRDRFGALVAREARYWWRDARRRANLITIAVVGIFVPVMINVTGGDFAAMGDEGFTAAASDSSPVVVTISMLLVGVLAAVTLANQFGFDGSAYAANVVAGVPGRVELRARMTAFSLYVLPMLGVVSVVLSLVLARPGWIGLTIGGLVATYGAGLAVNSLVSVLGAYSLPETSNPFAMNSGAGLAKGLLTLLAMLASVVAAVPMVVAAALLGDAWLWLALPVGVAYGLGAALLGAYLAGDVLDRRQPELLATVTPRR, encoded by the coding sequence GTGAGCGCGGACGCCAGCCCCGCCGCGCCGGTACGGTCGGTTTCCGCTCGACACTTCGTGCGGCTCAAGCTGCGGGTGATGGGCAACAACTTCCGGGGCCAGGGCTGGCGGATCGCAATGTTCGTCGGCGGCGCGTTGCTCGGGCTCTGGTTCGCCGCCGCCGGGTTCTTCCTCTTCGCCGCCCCCGGCCTGAGCGGCGACGGCCGGTACGCGGTGCTGATCGCTGCGGCGGGTGGCGGGCTGCTGGTGCTCGGTTGGCTGTTCCTGCCACTCGTCTTCTTCGGTGTGGACGAGACACTGGACCCCGCCCGGTTCGCGCTGCTGCCGCTGCCCCGGCGCACGTTGGTGACCGGCCTGTTCGTGGCGGCCCTGATCAGCGTGCCGGTGCTGGCGGTGCTCATCGCGTCGTTCGGGCTGGTGCTGACCGCCTGGTCGTTGGGTGGCTGGGCGGCGGGGTTGGTCGCCGTCGTGGGTGTGCTCACCGGGATACTGCTCTGTGTGGCCGCCAGCCGGGCGGTGACCAGCGCCTTCGCCACCATGTTGCGGTCCCGGCGGGTCCGCGACCTGGCGGCCGTGCTGCTGGCGGTGACCGCCGCGCTGCTCGGCCCGTTGCAGGTCTTCGGCCTCGCCGCGCTGCGCGAGGCGGACTGGACCCGGTTGACCGGTGCGGCGACCGTGATCGGTTGGACCCCGCTCGGCGCTCCGTGGACCGTCGGCATCGACGTGGCCCAGGGGCGGGTGTGGGCGGCACCGGTCAAGCTGCTGATCACGGTGGTGGCGCTCGGCGCCCTGCTGGCCTGGTGGTCCCGGTCGATCGAGTCGGCGATGGTGGGTGCGGCGAGCGCCGGTAAGGCCCCGGTGCGGCGCGGGGTCACCGGCGGCGCTGTCGCCCAACTGTTTCCCCGGGTCGCCAGCTGGGCCGGCCGGGACCGGTTCGGTGCCCTGGTCGCCCGGGAGGCCCGTTACTGGTGGCGGGACGCGCGACGCCGGGCCAACCTGATCACGATCGCGGTGGTCGGCATCTTCGTGCCAGTGATGATCAACGTGACCGGTGGGGACTTCGCGGCCATGGGCGACGAGGGGTTCACGGCGGCTGCCAGCGACAGCTCACCTGTCGTGGTCACCATCTCCATGCTCCTCGTGGGAGTGCTCGCCGCCGTCACCCTGGCCAACCAGTTCGGCTTCGACGGCAGCGCGTACGCCGCGAACGTGGTGGCCGGAGTGCCCGGCCGGGTCGAGTTGCGGGCCCGGATGACGGCCTTCTCGCTGTACGTGCTGCCGATGCTGGGCGTCGTCTCGGTGGTGTTGTCGTTGGTGCTCGCCCGGCCGGGGTGGATCGGGCTCACCATCGGCGGCCTGGTCGCGACCTACGGTGCCGGGCTGGCGGTGAACAGCCTGGTCTCGGTGCTCGGGGCGTACTCACTGCCGGAGACGAGCAACCCGTTCGCCATGAACAGCGGCGCGGGCCTGGCGAAGGGGCTGCTGACCCTGCTGGCCATGCTCGCCTCGGTGGTCGCCGCGGTGCCGATGGTGGTGGCCGCCGCGCTGCTCGGTGACGCGTGGCTCTGGCTGGCCCTGCCGGTCGGCGTCGCGTACGGGCTGGGCGCGGCGCTGCTGGGCGCGTACCTGGCCGGCGACGTGCTGGACCGCCGCCAGCCGGAGCTGCTGGCCACTGTCACGCCGCGCCGCTAA
- a CDS encoding LCP family protein, producing MAGLKMLSHRYDRTVTKEQLLDADARTDRTDLDGPLNYLLVGSDRRPGDSGPDQRSDTILIVHVPAGQREAYLVSIPRDLLVAIPPANGFGGGQDKINAAYEHGGGGQAGAQLLSATLNRLTGIRFDGAALIDFSGFRKVIDLLGGVEMCVDTEVRSIHTNRVFSTGCHQMDGAQALDYVRQRYDLPGGDYDRQHHQQQLLRAMLDSAGRADLRSNPVKLDQVLRAVGGSLTVDTNGVPLEDLLLALRALPPDGMRGVQVPSSPQTIDEVSYVVLDNGGNGLFEALRGTRVPAWAQANPRWVTRL from the coding sequence GTGGCCGGTCTCAAGATGCTCAGCCACCGGTACGACCGCACGGTGACCAAGGAGCAACTGCTCGACGCTGACGCCCGCACCGACCGCACCGACCTGGACGGGCCGCTCAACTACCTCCTGGTCGGCTCCGACCGACGCCCGGGCGACAGCGGCCCGGACCAACGCTCGGACACCATCCTCATCGTGCACGTCCCCGCCGGTCAGCGGGAGGCGTACCTGGTCTCCATCCCGCGCGACCTGCTGGTCGCCATCCCGCCCGCGAACGGCTTCGGCGGCGGCCAAGACAAGATCAATGCGGCGTACGAGCACGGCGGCGGCGGACAGGCCGGCGCCCAACTGCTCTCCGCCACCCTGAACCGACTCACCGGAATCCGGTTCGACGGCGCCGCGCTGATCGACTTCTCCGGCTTCCGGAAGGTCATCGACCTGCTCGGTGGGGTGGAGATGTGCGTGGACACCGAGGTCCGCTCGATCCACACCAACCGTGTCTTCTCCACCGGCTGCCACCAGATGGACGGGGCGCAGGCACTGGACTACGTCCGACAGCGCTACGACCTGCCCGGCGGGGACTACGACAGGCAGCACCACCAGCAGCAGTTGCTCAGGGCGATGCTGGACAGCGCCGGCAGGGCGGACCTGCGGAGCAACCCCGTCAAACTGGACCAGGTGCTCCGGGCGGTCGGCGGCTCGTTGACAGTCGACACCAACGGCGTACCCCTGGAGGACCTGCTCCTCGCGCTGCGCGCGCTGCCGCCCGACGGCATGCGCGGCGTCCAGGTGCCCTCCTCGCCGCAGACCATCGACGAGGTCTCGTACGTGGTGCTGGACAACGGGGGCAACGGGCTCTTCGAGGCGCTTCGCGGCACGCGGGTGCCGGCCTGGGCGCAGGCCAACCCGCGCTGGGTGACCCGGTTGTGA
- a CDS encoding LCP family protein has protein sequence MPVQASRRPSSSGSAAPSGRVAAAIPAQARPSGGGPGSRPPGGGGGGGGDRPGGGGSKKRTKRKDPLWARLTVVFGAVLMLSSGVAIVGSKALIGQATGGIAKGNLLGDAGKSDAEGGASLDGPIDMLLLGVDARERWAADDVRSDSIIILHIPATHDQAYLISIPRDTEAQIPPFKKSGYGGGSGKINAAFQAGAANGGGWEGGAQLMAQTIKRLTGISFDGAAIINFGGFKNVIDTLGTVRICVSQEVKSLHMSYVDGKPMWNADAKKTGKERTPVVHKKGCQEMEGWAALDYSRQRKSLKNGDYDRQANQQQLIKAMAKKATEGGMLSNPAKMNNLIKAAGKAFVLDTGGVPIEDFIFTMRGVTGNELTMLKTNNGTFHANNNNTEGLSEETMAMFQAVKQDKLAEFVFTHPEVISTRK, from the coding sequence ATGCCGGTTCAGGCCAGTCGTCGCCCTTCTTCCTCCGGGTCCGCCGCCCCCAGCGGTCGAGTCGCCGCGGCCATACCAGCGCAGGCACGCCCCTCGGGTGGCGGGCCGGGCTCGCGTCCGCCCGGCGGCGGCGGTGGTGGCGGTGGGGACCGCCCGGGTGGCGGTGGGTCGAAGAAGCGGACCAAGCGCAAGGACCCGCTCTGGGCCAGGCTGACAGTGGTCTTCGGTGCCGTGCTGATGCTGAGCAGCGGCGTGGCCATCGTCGGCAGCAAGGCGTTGATCGGGCAGGCGACCGGGGGCATCGCGAAGGGCAACCTGCTGGGTGATGCCGGCAAGTCCGACGCCGAGGGCGGCGCCAGCCTGGACGGCCCGATCGACATGCTGCTGCTCGGCGTGGACGCGCGGGAGCGCTGGGCTGCCGACGACGTCCGCTCGGACAGCATCATCATCCTGCACATTCCGGCCACGCACGACCAGGCGTACCTGATCTCGATCCCCCGGGACACCGAGGCGCAGATCCCTCCGTTCAAGAAGAGCGGCTACGGCGGCGGCAGCGGCAAGATCAATGCCGCGTTCCAGGCCGGTGCCGCCAACGGCGGCGGCTGGGAGGGTGGCGCCCAGTTGATGGCGCAGACGATCAAGCGGCTCACCGGGATCAGCTTCGACGGCGCGGCGATCATCAACTTCGGTGGCTTCAAGAACGTCATCGACACCCTTGGCACTGTGCGGATCTGTGTCAGCCAGGAGGTCAAGTCGCTGCACATGTCGTACGTCGACGGCAAGCCGATGTGGAACGCGGACGCCAAGAAGACCGGCAAGGAGCGCACTCCGGTGGTGCACAAGAAGGGCTGCCAGGAGATGGAGGGTTGGGCGGCGCTCGACTACTCCCGCCAGCGCAAGTCGCTCAAGAACGGCGACTACGACCGGCAGGCGAACCAGCAGCAGCTGATCAAGGCGATGGCCAAGAAGGCCACCGAGGGCGGGATGTTGTCCAACCCGGCCAAGATGAACAACCTGATCAAGGCGGCGGGCAAGGCGTTCGTGCTGGACACCGGCGGCGTGCCGATCGAGGACTTCATCTTCACCATGCGCGGGGTCACCGGCAACGAACTGACCATGCTCAAGACCAACAACGGCACCTTCCACGCCAACAACAACAACACCGAGGGCTTGAGCGAAGAGACGATGGCGATGTTCCAGGCCGTCAAGCAGGACAAGCTCGCCGAGTTCGTCTTCACCCACCCCGAGGTGATCTCTACCCGCAAGTAG
- a CDS encoding LCP family protein, which yields MSATSSAGVPHPYLHRSAGRASVPGPDRGASGRARPTEARFYPSYDEEEPRSGGPAGPTGPGGPGGAGGPGRRGPRPRWGRIALVAGAAVLVLALLGSVGAWLYARNLNSDLARTDPFAEITGGRPAKTVDGALNILLVGSDSRDPDAPVDSKSQWRADTIIVMHIPADHQEAYLVSIPRDLYVPIPESAGADCGSGSRAKINAAFAFGGLPLAVRTVECFTDVRIDHVMAIDFGGFKEVTDALGGVDLKVERTVTSIHKPYRTFTKGTNHMDGAEALDWIRQRKQFPDGDFARMRHQQEFLRALMDKAASTGTLANPKKLNDFLKSVTAAVTVDQSFSVTDMALQFRNLRGQNLTFVTSPNSGSDTINGESVVVSDREKALAMYQAMSADTMADWVKANPPKSNDGG from the coding sequence ATGTCCGCGACCTCGTCTGCCGGCGTCCCGCATCCGTACCTGCACCGCAGCGCCGGGCGCGCGTCGGTGCCTGGCCCCGACCGGGGCGCCTCCGGGCGTGCCCGTCCGACCGAGGCGCGCTTCTACCCGTCGTACGACGAGGAGGAGCCTCGCTCCGGCGGCCCGGCGGGGCCGACCGGGCCCGGCGGCCCGGGTGGCGCCGGTGGGCCGGGGCGGCGCGGGCCGCGACCGCGCTGGGGCCGGATCGCCCTGGTGGCCGGGGCCGCGGTGCTGGTGCTGGCGCTGCTCGGCAGCGTCGGCGCCTGGCTGTACGCCCGCAACCTCAACAGTGACCTGGCCCGCACCGACCCGTTCGCGGAGATCACCGGTGGCCGGCCGGCGAAGACAGTCGATGGCGCGCTGAACATCCTGCTGGTCGGCAGCGACTCGCGGGACCCGGACGCTCCGGTCGACAGCAAGAGTCAGTGGCGTGCCGACACGATCATCGTCATGCACATCCCAGCCGACCACCAGGAGGCATACCTGGTCTCCATCCCGCGGGACCTGTACGTGCCGATCCCGGAGAGCGCCGGCGCGGACTGCGGCTCCGGCTCCCGCGCGAAGATCAACGCAGCGTTCGCGTTCGGTGGGCTGCCGCTGGCGGTACGCACCGTCGAGTGCTTCACCGACGTTCGGATCGACCACGTGATGGCGATCGACTTCGGCGGTTTCAAGGAGGTCACCGACGCCCTCGGCGGGGTGGACCTGAAGGTCGAGCGGACCGTCACCTCGATCCACAAGCCGTACCGGACGTTCACCAAGGGCACCAACCACATGGACGGCGCGGAGGCGCTGGACTGGATCCGGCAGCGCAAGCAGTTCCCGGACGGGGACTTCGCCCGGATGCGGCACCAGCAGGAGTTCCTTCGGGCACTGATGGACAAGGCGGCCAGCACCGGCACGCTGGCGAACCCGAAGAAGTTGAACGACTTCTTGAAGTCGGTGACCGCGGCCGTAACCGTCGACCAGTCTTTCTCGGTTACAGACATGGCGCTGCAGTTCCGTAACCTGCGCGGCCAGAACCTCACCTTTGTGACCAGCCCGAACTCGGGCAGCGACACGATCAACGGCGAGTCGGTGGTGGTATCGGACCGGGAGAAGGCCCTCGCGATGTACCAGGCCATGTCGGCGGACACGATGGCCGACTGGGTCAAGGCCAACCCGCCGAAGAGCAACGACGGCGGCTGA
- a CDS encoding NAD-dependent epimerase/dehydratase family protein translates to MKVAERFGSGHRVLVTGGAGFVPSHLVDALIARGCTVVALDNFVTGSKENVAHLLDRPTFTLVEADISDGLPTHHPALTERFDAILHMASPASPTDFAQLPVEILRVGSVGTLHLLERAVADGARFLMASTSEAYGDPKEHPQRETYWGNVNPIGVRSVYDEAKRFSEAATMAYHRYRGLDAAIVRIFNTYGPRMRPDDGRAIPTFISQALRGEPITVHGTGNQTRSICFVEDLVRGILLLLDSTETGPVNCGTEHELTMRQLAELIVSLSDSTSKVTYVTRSSDDPEMRRPDLTLARELLGYEPSVAPEDGLRRTIEYFRTRLG, encoded by the coding sequence ATGAAGGTTGCTGAGCGCTTTGGTTCCGGTCACCGCGTCCTCGTCACCGGCGGAGCTGGCTTCGTCCCGTCGCACCTGGTGGATGCCCTGATCGCCCGAGGTTGCACAGTGGTGGCGCTGGACAACTTCGTGACCGGCTCCAAGGAGAACGTCGCCCACCTGCTGGACCGGCCGACCTTCACCCTCGTCGAGGCGGACATCTCCGACGGCCTGCCGACCCACCACCCGGCGCTCACCGAGCGGTTCGACGCGATCCTGCACATGGCCTCTCCGGCCAGCCCCACCGACTTCGCGCAGCTGCCGGTGGAGATCCTCCGGGTCGGCTCGGTGGGCACCCTGCACCTGCTGGAGCGTGCGGTCGCCGACGGCGCCCGGTTCCTGATGGCCTCCACCTCCGAGGCGTACGGGGACCCGAAGGAGCACCCGCAGCGGGAGACCTACTGGGGCAACGTCAACCCGATCGGGGTCCGCAGCGTCTACGACGAGGCCAAGCGCTTCTCCGAGGCCGCGACGATGGCGTACCACCGCTACCGCGGGCTCGACGCGGCGATCGTCCGGATCTTCAACACGTACGGCCCGCGGATGCGTCCGGACGACGGCCGCGCCATCCCCACCTTCATCTCCCAGGCGCTGCGCGGCGAGCCGATCACCGTGCACGGCACTGGCAACCAGACCCGGTCCATCTGCTTCGTCGAGGACCTGGTGCGCGGCATCCTGCTGCTGCTCGACTCGACCGAGACGGGCCCGGTCAACTGCGGCACCGAGCACGAGCTGACCATGCGGCAACTCGCCGAGTTGATCGTGTCGCTCTCCGACAGCACCTCGAAGGTGACCTATGTCACCCGCAGCTCGGATGACCCGGAGATGCGCCGGCCGGATCTCACCCTCGCTCGTGAACTGCTCGGATACGAGCCGTCGGTGGCGCCCGAAGATGGCCTGCGACGCACGATCGAGTACTTCCGGACGCGGCTAGGGTAA
- a CDS encoding PAS domain-containing sensor histidine kinase — MPERIDFPALLAGHTVVIEMINSGDAGLPVLTQLLRVTQPALGATGMAFVEFGPTGGRVIAATGVAEWALGRPLAVDDPDTVCLLSGPRVRQVRVGDLNGKLAGELAGSGLRRMVVSRAEIGGHTVGSLHALYPGDDEPGAEQQGVVAYLASCVGHMYGDQSGLPVHGDGPVVAALADGLAVVDRDGHVRLWNPAAAQVTGRTVEQALSRPLPFPLPPSGQVRDHRMPDGRWLRITSGDLPGPGTLRVVTFRDITDQQRRDHDRELFVAVTSHELRTPVTVIKGYADTLTDHWESLTDVDRRQAARVIGQRANELARLVDRLLSSAAEVGPGDDPPTPFDLGEALRSAVVDLPAELRRRLVLRLPGDLPKALGHRPSLATVLTELTTNAGKYSAPDSPIEITACGDGQLVAFRVSDQGIGIRPEHVERAFDRFWQGESGDRRGYPGAGLGLYLVRRIVEQQNGWVSLRPRTGGGTVAEVRLPRG, encoded by the coding sequence ATGCCGGAGCGAATCGACTTCCCCGCTCTCCTCGCCGGCCACACCGTAGTGATCGAGATGATCAACTCGGGGGACGCGGGCCTGCCGGTCCTCACCCAACTGCTCCGGGTGACCCAGCCGGCGCTCGGCGCGACCGGAATGGCGTTCGTCGAGTTCGGTCCGACAGGTGGTCGCGTGATCGCCGCGACCGGCGTCGCGGAGTGGGCCCTCGGCCGACCGCTGGCGGTCGACGACCCGGACACCGTCTGCCTGCTCTCCGGGCCACGGGTGCGTCAGGTGCGGGTGGGTGACCTCAACGGCAAGCTGGCCGGTGAACTGGCCGGCAGCGGGCTGCGCCGGATGGTGGTCTCCCGGGCCGAGATCGGCGGTCACACGGTCGGCAGCCTGCACGCGCTCTATCCGGGCGACGACGAGCCGGGCGCCGAGCAGCAGGGGGTGGTCGCCTACCTCGCGTCCTGCGTCGGGCACATGTACGGCGACCAGAGTGGCCTGCCGGTGCACGGCGACGGCCCGGTGGTGGCGGCCCTCGCCGACGGGCTGGCCGTCGTCGACCGGGACGGGCACGTCCGGCTCTGGAACCCGGCCGCCGCCCAGGTCACCGGCCGGACGGTCGAGCAGGCGCTGAGCCGCCCGTTGCCGTTCCCGCTGCCACCTTCCGGGCAGGTCCGGGACCATCGGATGCCGGACGGCCGCTGGCTGCGGATCACCTCCGGCGATCTGCCCGGCCCGGGCACGTTGCGGGTGGTCACCTTCCGCGACATCACCGACCAGCAGCGCCGCGACCACGACAGGGAACTGTTCGTCGCGGTGACCAGCCACGAGCTGCGCACCCCGGTCACCGTCATCAAGGGGTACGCGGACACCCTCACCGACCACTGGGAGTCGCTGACCGACGTCGACCGACGGCAGGCGGCCCGGGTGATCGGGCAACGCGCCAACGAACTGGCCCGGCTGGTCGACCGCCTGCTCAGCTCGGCGGCCGAGGTGGGGCCGGGCGACGACCCGCCCACCCCGTTCGACCTCGGTGAGGCGCTGCGCTCCGCCGTCGTGGACCTGCCGGCGGAGCTGCGCCGCCGGCTGGTGCTCCGCCTCCCGGGCGATCTACCCAAGGCGCTCGGCCACCGGCCCAGCCTGGCCACCGTGCTGACCGAGTTGACGACAAACGCCGGTAAGTACTCGGCACCGGATTCGCCCATCGAGATCACCGCCTGCGGCGACGGCCAACTGGTGGCGTTCCGGGTCAGCGACCAGGGCATCGGCATCCGACCCGAGCACGTGGAACGGGCATTCGACAGGTTCTGGCAGGGCGAGTCCGGCGACCGTCGCGGCTACCCGGGGGCCGGGCTCGGCCTCTATCTCGTCCGCCGGATCGTTGAACAGCAGAATGGATGGGTATCCCTACGTCCGAGGACCGGCGGCGGTACGGTCGCAGAGGTGCGGCTACCACGCGGTTGA
- a CDS encoding glycerophosphodiester phosphodiesterase, whose translation MGGPLVFAHRGASYDLPEHTLAAYLRALDEGADGLECDVRLTRDGHLVCVHDRRLDRTSNGRGLVSARTLAELDALDFGSWHPGSAPNGDLPPDESHTRLLTLARLLDAVLAAGRPVRLLVETKHPSRYGSNVERRLVSLLRRYGLADPAPDDPVQVTVMSFSPLAVRRVRELAPTLPTVLLLEVLPRWLRLGRLPFGTRIAGPGIGLVRARPQLLPALRAAGNQVYVWTVNEPTDLELVLAAGVDGIITDRPAYALARLDR comes from the coding sequence ATGGGCGGGCCACTGGTCTTCGCGCACCGCGGCGCCTCGTACGACCTACCCGAGCACACCCTCGCCGCGTACCTGCGTGCCCTGGACGAGGGTGCCGACGGCCTGGAGTGCGACGTCCGGCTGACCCGGGACGGGCACCTGGTCTGCGTGCACGACCGACGACTCGACCGCACCAGCAACGGTCGCGGTCTGGTCAGCGCGCGTACGCTCGCCGAGCTGGACGCCCTGGACTTCGGCTCGTGGCACCCGGGCAGCGCGCCGAACGGCGACCTGCCGCCGGACGAGTCGCACACCCGGCTGCTGACCCTGGCCCGGCTCCTGGACGCGGTACTCGCCGCCGGGCGGCCGGTCCGGCTGCTGGTGGAGACGAAGCACCCGTCCCGCTACGGCTCGAACGTGGAACGGCGACTGGTCAGCCTGCTGCGCCGGTACGGGCTGGCCGACCCCGCGCCGGACGACCCGGTGCAGGTGACAGTCATGTCGTTCTCCCCGCTGGCGGTCCGTCGGGTGCGCGAGCTGGCCCCGACGCTGCCCACCGTGCTGTTGCTGGAGGTGTTGCCGCGCTGGCTGCGGTTGGGTCGGCTGCCGTTCGGCACCCGGATCGCCGGGCCCGGCATCGGCCTGGTCCGGGCCCGCCCGCAGTTGCTGCCCGCACTGCGGGCGGCCGGCAACCAGGTGTACGTCTGGACGGTCAACGAACCGACCGACCTGGAACTGGTGCTGGCCGCCGGGGTGGACGGGATCATCACCGATCGGCCTGCGTACGCCCTCGCCCGGCTGGACCGCTGA
- a CDS encoding solute symporter family protein — translation MSKVLAVETFLAAEAGNHTARNLTITLFLVFVAVTLGITIWASRQTKTATDFYAGGRSFSGFQNGMAIGGDYMSAASFLGIAGIIALYGYDGFLYSIGFLVAWLVALLLVAELLRNSGRYTMADVLAFRMRQRPVRTAAAVSTITVSIFYLLAQMVGAGALVALLLGIRPGTTFLGMDADTAKVATIIMVGALMIIYVTVGGMKGTTYVQIVKAFLLMGGALLMTILVLAKFNFNLSELLGQAAAASGKGNAFLEPGLRYGVEVAGNSTQTFYNKVDLLSLGIALVLGTAGLPHILIRFYTVPTAKAARKSVLWAIGIIGTFYLLTLALGFGAAALVGSQAITAQDKAGNTAAPQLAEALGLDFFGGELGGAALLAIIAAVAFATILAVVAGLTLASSSSLAHDFYANVLKKGEASERQEVRVARISALAIGAVSIALSIFAQNLNVAFLVALAFAVAASGNLPAILYSLFWRRFNTSGAVWAIYGGLLSAVLLVFFSPVVSGAATSMFPNHDWQWFPLSNPGILSIPFGFLCGWIGTVISKEHDEDKYAELEVRALTGAGAH, via the coding sequence ATGAGCAAGGTCCTCGCGGTTGAGACGTTCCTCGCGGCTGAGGCGGGCAATCACACCGCCCGCAACCTGACCATCACGCTCTTCCTGGTCTTCGTGGCGGTGACCCTGGGCATCACCATCTGGGCCAGCCGGCAGACCAAGACGGCGACCGACTTCTACGCGGGTGGCCGGTCCTTCTCCGGCTTCCAGAACGGCATGGCGATCGGCGGCGACTACATGTCGGCCGCCTCGTTCCTCGGTATCGCCGGCATCATCGCGCTGTACGGCTACGACGGCTTCCTCTACTCGATCGGCTTCCTGGTCGCCTGGCTGGTGGCCCTGCTGCTGGTCGCCGAGCTGCTGCGGAACTCGGGCCGGTACACGATGGCGGACGTGCTGGCCTTCCGGATGCGCCAGCGTCCGGTGCGGACGGCGGCGGCGGTCTCCACCATCACGGTGTCGATCTTCTACCTGCTCGCGCAGATGGTGGGCGCCGGCGCGCTGGTCGCGCTGCTGCTCGGTATCCGGCCGGGGACGACCTTCCTCGGCATGGACGCTGACACCGCGAAGGTGGCCACCATCATCATGGTCGGCGCACTCATGATCATCTACGTCACCGTGGGTGGCATGAAGGGCACCACCTACGTGCAGATCGTCAAGGCGTTCCTGCTCATGGGCGGCGCGCTGCTGATGACCATCCTGGTGCTGGCGAAGTTCAACTTCAACCTGTCGGAGCTGCTGGGCCAGGCGGCCGCGGCATCCGGCAAGGGCAACGCGTTCCTCGAACCCGGGTTGCGGTACGGCGTCGAGGTGGCCGGCAACTCGACACAGACCTTCTACAACAAGGTCGACCTGCTGTCCCTGGGCATCGCCCTGGTGCTCGGCACCGCCGGTCTGCCGCACATCCTGATCCGCTTCTACACGGTGCCGACCGCGAAGGCGGCCCGCAAGAGCGTGCTCTGGGCGATCGGCATCATCGGCACCTTCTACCTGCTCACCCTGGCCCTCGGCTTCGGTGCGGCGGCGCTGGTCGGCAGCCAGGCGATCACGGCACAGGACAAGGCCGGCAACACCGCCGCGCCGCAGCTGGCCGAAGCGCTCGGCCTCGACTTCTTCGGCGGCGAACTCGGTGGGGCAGCCCTGCTGGCGATCATCGCGGCGGTCGCCTTCGCCACCATCCTCGCGGTGGTCGCCGGGTTGACACTGGCCTCGTCGTCCAGCCTGGCGCACGACTTCTACGCGAACGTGCTGAAGAAGGGTGAGGCGTCGGAGCGGCAGGAGGTACGGGTCGCCCGGATCTCCGCGCTGGCGATCGGTGCGGTGTCGATCGCCCTGTCGATCTTCGCGCAGAACCTCAACGTGGCGTTCCTGGTGGCGCTGGCCTTCGCGGTCGCCGCCTCGGGCAACCTGCCGGCGATCCTCTACAGCCTCTTCTGGCGGCGGTTCAACACGTCCGGCGCGGTGTGGGCGATCTACGGCGGGCTGCTCTCGGCTGTACTGCTGGTGTTCTTCTCGCCGGTGGTCTCCGGTGCGGCGACCTCGATGTTCCCGAACCACGACTGGCAGTGGTTCCCACTGTCCAACCCGGGCATCCTTTCCATCCCGTTCGGTTTCCTCTGCGGGTGGATCGGCACCGTCATCTCCAAGGAGCACGACGAGGACAAGTACGCGGAGCTGGAGGTGCGCGCCCTCACCGGCGCCGGCGCCCACTGA
- a CDS encoding DUF485 domain-containing protein, whose translation MSTDTPAPAASQSDKYLAVQRSDEFAGLRRALRGFVFPMTVAFFLWYALYVILSAYARDFMGTKLFGSNINVALVFGLLQFVSTFLIAWLYSRYADRKIDPVADRIRAEIGEVTHEQGPRG comes from the coding sequence ATGTCCACGGACACACCCGCTCCGGCCGCTTCCCAGTCGGACAAGTACCTGGCCGTACAACGGTCGGACGAGTTCGCCGGGCTGCGGCGTGCGCTGCGCGGCTTCGTCTTCCCGATGACCGTCGCGTTCTTCCTGTGGTATGCGCTCTACGTCATTCTCTCCGCGTACGCCCGGGACTTCATGGGCACGAAGCTGTTCGGCAGCAACATCAACGTCGCACTGGTCTTCGGCCTGCTCCAGTTCGTCTCCACGTTCCTGATCGCCTGGCTCTACTCGCGGTACGCGGACCGCAAGATCGACCCCGTCGCGGACCGGATCCGCGCCGAGATCGGGGAGGTGACCCATGAGCAAGGTCCTCGCGGTTGA
- a CDS encoding rhodanese-like domain-containing protein — MFGPQVPTVPVTEIADETYLLDVREDDEWAAGHAPTAHHLPMMELPARLAEVPTDREVAVVCRSGGRSAQVVAYLINNGWEQVRNADGGMRQWAAVGRPVVDANGQPGQVI; from the coding sequence GTGTTCGGACCCCAGGTTCCCACCGTGCCCGTGACCGAGATCGCCGACGAGACCTACCTGCTGGATGTGCGGGAGGACGACGAGTGGGCGGCCGGCCACGCGCCCACCGCTCACCACCTGCCGATGATGGAGCTGCCGGCCCGGCTGGCCGAGGTGCCCACCGACCGGGAGGTGGCGGTCGTCTGCCGTTCCGGCGGGCGCTCCGCCCAGGTCGTCGCCTACCTGATCAACAACGGCTGGGAGCAGGTGCGCAACGCCGACGGCGGGATGCGCCAGTGGGCTGCTGTCGGCCGACCGGTGGTCGACGCGAACGGGCAGCCCGGCCAGGTCATCTGA